GGGGAGGGGCTGAGGACCAAGGTCAACGCCAACGTCGGGACCTCCGCCGATCTCATCGATCCCGATGGGGAGGTAGAGAAGGCGATGGCAGCAGAGAAGTACGGCGCCGACACCGTCACCGACCTCTCCATGGGTGGTCCCATCGACGAGATATTCAGGAGGATAAAAGAGGCGACTAGCGTTCCCCTGACGACGGTGCCCATCTATCAGGCCGTCGCCGAGAAGGGCTCCTTCAGCTCCATAACCGGGGGCGAGATCCTCCGGACCATCAGAAAGCAGATCGGAGCGGGGGCGTCGTCCGTCGTCGTCCATGCGGCCATCACCCTCGAGATGCTGGTGGATCTGAAGAGGTCGAAGAGGATCATGGGGGTCGTCTCCAAGGGCGGCTCCTTCACGTCGGCATGGATGCTCCAGAAGGGCGAGGAGAACCCCTTCCTCTCCCATTTCGACGAGATATGCGGGGTCCTCGCCGAAAGGGACGCGGTCCTATCTCTGGGAAACACCATGAGGAGCGGGTGCATCTCCGACCCCATGGACGCGGTACAGGTGGCGGAGATGGAGATGAACGCGGATCTGGCGAAGAGGGCGAACGATCTGGGGGTCCAGGTCATTGTAGAGGGGATGGGAGGCCACGTCAGGCCTGACAGGATACCCGAGTACGTCGCCCTCTACAAGAGAAGAACGAGCTTCAGGCCTCTATTCGTCGCCGGCCCCCTGCCCATCGATATAGGTGTCGGGTACGACCACATCTCCGGATCCGTCGGGGGCGCCATGGCGGCCGGTGCCGGGGCCGACTACCTCTGCTACATAACCCCC
The sequence above is drawn from the Methanothrix harundinacea 6Ac genome and encodes:
- the thiC gene encoding phosphomethylpyrimidine synthase ThiC — encoded protein: MSIQSRENLLQAAIRGIEPPAVRMVAGAEGLSPAVLLKLVAAGRAVIMQRDGKPPLGIGEGLRTKVNANVGTSADLIDPDGEVEKAMAAEKYGADTVTDLSMGGPIDEIFRRIKEATSVPLTTVPIYQAVAEKGSFSSITGGEILRTIRKQIGAGASSVVVHAAITLEMLVDLKRSKRIMGVVSKGGSFTSAWMLQKGEENPFLSHFDEICGVLAERDAVLSLGNTMRSGCISDPMDAVQVAEMEMNADLAKRANDLGVQVIVEGMGGHVRPDRIPEYVALYKRRTSFRPLFVAGPLPIDIGVGYDHISGSVGGAMAAGAGADYLCYITPSEHLALPDVGQVREGVVAFKIAAHIGDTMKYGPRLEDEMLARYRRVRDWENQFKLAIDADRAMEIRSRGGTDGCTMCGKYCAIAIMEDHLR